One genomic region from Kwoniella dejecticola CBS 10117 chromosome 1, complete sequence encodes:
- a CDS encoding thymidylate kinase encodes MSDPSSSRRGAFIVFEGLDRCGKSTQVARLVERLKREGRKARLQKFPDRTTAIGRMIDAYLQSKAEMDDHAIHLLFSANRWECANAIKRDLQDGITVIADRYAFSGIAFSAAKGLSFDFCLNPDESLPLPDLTLYMTLPQQEASSRSQFGEERYETESMQSATRQQFGLVAQEVKNRHGEQRWVEVDARGTIDEVEDRIRKIVGDLTSDGVEGEVGKLWK; translated from the exons ATGTccgacccttcttcttcacgtCGAGGAgctttcatcgtcttcgaagGATTGGATCGATGCGGGAAATCAACACAGGTGGCCCGTCTGGTCGAACGTCTGAAGCGAGAAGGTCGTAAAGCCAGACTACAAAAATTTCCGG ATAGAACGACCGCGATAGGCAGAATGATCGATGCCTACTTACAATCAAAAGCTGAAATGGACGATCATGCAATACATCTGCTCTTCAGTGCGAACAGGTGGGAATGTGC AAATGCGATCAAACGAGACTTGCAAGACGGGATAACGGTTATAGCGGATCGATATGCTTTCTCGGGAAtagccttctcagctgcaaaa GGACTGTCATTTGATTTCTGTCTGAATCCCGACGAATCCCTACCCCTGCCGGACCTAACATTGTACATGACGTTACCTCAGCAAGAAGCTTCGTCGAGATCGCAATTCGGCGAAGAACGCTACGAGACGGAATCCATGCAGTCTGCCACGCGGCAGCAATTCGGACTGGTAGCTCAAGAAGTGAAAAATAGGCATGGTGAACAGAGATGGGTTGAAGTGGACGCTAGAGGAACGatcgatgaagtggaagaccGTATACGGAAGATTGTGGGCGATTTGACATCAGATGGTGTAGAAGGCGAAGTAGGGAAACTCTGGAAATAG